Proteins found in one Salvelinus alpinus chromosome 11, SLU_Salpinus.1, whole genome shotgun sequence genomic segment:
- the msmp1 gene encoding prostate-associated microseminoprotein, with product MKNMVMMDSIVGRNWPLTFLAGTLLWTTCLAAPMQCHFNSKALCVYEGRHYSLGESWMEDGCLQCTCLHPVGVGCCETVHHPVDFPGWCEVRVDTLTCKMTLVQSADPRLPCRPGNGHNLDPSHGSLEHYLQLAE from the exons ATGAAGAACATGGTGATGATGGACTCCATTGTTGGGAGAAACTGGCCACTGACCTTCCTGGCTGGGACACTGCTCTGGACCACCTGCCTTGCGGCTCCTATGCAGTGCCACTTCAACTCCAAAG CGCTGTGTGTGTACGAGGGGAGACACTACTCTCTGGGGGAGTCCTGGATGGAGGACGGCTGTCTGCAGTGTACCTGTCTGCACCCTGTCGGCGTCGGCTGCTGCGAGAC GGTGCATCACCCGGTGGACTTCCCAGGGTGGTGCGAGGTTCGGGTGGACACTCTGACCTGTAAGATGACCCTCGTTCAGAGCGCTGACCCCCGCCTGCCCTGCAGACCCGGGAATGGACACAACCTAGACCCCAGCCACGGCTCACTGGAACACTACTTGCAGCTAGCGGAGTAG